From a single Gammaproteobacteria bacterium genomic region:
- a CDS encoding transcriptional regulator, translating into MAKRAIKAESNQEATKLSRLRTVSSYVADGESKDFDRLIYERVRLGIMSALSVNESMTFNELKELLKTTDGNLSAHGRKLEEAGYISCKKTFSSRMPKTEYSLTAKGRRVFERYLSHMEALIGAARGQ; encoded by the coding sequence GTGGCTAAGCGCGCGATAAAGGCGGAAAGCAATCAGGAGGCCACGAAGCTCAGCCGGCTGCGGACGGTCAGCAGCTACGTTGCCGACGGGGAATCGAAGGATTTCGACAGGCTGATTTACGAGCGCGTGCGTCTCGGCATCATGAGCGCATTGAGCGTGAACGAGAGCATGACCTTCAACGAGCTGAAGGAGCTGTTGAAGACCACGGACGGTAACTTGAGCGCGCACGGCCGAAAGCTCGAGGAGGCCGGGTACATTTCGTGCAAGAAGACGTTCTCGTCGCGAATGCCGAAAACCGAGTACAGCCTCACAGCAAAGGGCCGGCGAGTGTTCGAACGTTATCTTTCCCACATGGAAGCACTGATAGGGGCGGCGCGGGGCCAATAA
- a CDS encoding PQQ-binding-like beta-propeller repeat protein, with protein MSTMRMASSAFVFLLFGAAPCFDVASQPAFTVRPLVQAGAPFHGVHGLRFGENGLLYATSVIGQSIFTVAVDDGTIEPVVGPRQGMADDIAIAPDGTLVWTAIEDGVVYAMPPGGPVRRLWEDRKGVNAVGFSPDGERLFVTLVFYDDALYELDLEGDAAPRLILDDIGGLNAFEVGADGMIYGPLYFEGRVVRIDPDGGAMTTISDAFDTPSALKLAAQERAYVVDERRLKRVDLGSGATSVVAELPSGGDNLAVRADGRIFVSLAAENAIVEVDAESGDVRYVVGPTALTSPAGIAVDSRGGRDTLYIGDAIGGLRIVDGESGAVEDTPLELFQPAHVSIRGDRLLVVSEVFGEIQRVDRRTFEVLDEWTGFVVPGDAVEMPEGDVIVAETGTGRLLRVFGPEPTDRRIIATGLARPRGLAWSDGGAVFVTESALGRLLRINVETGAAVLVATGLEQPEGVAVMPDGAVIVVEAGARRLKRFDTSGGAGTVAARDLPLHVADGPSLYRAVGVGSAAIYVASDVDNTIYRLTPRSAPSPGG; from the coding sequence ATGAGCACGATGCGCATGGCATCGTCGGCTTTCGTCTTTCTGCTATTCGGCGCCGCGCCATGCTTCGACGTCGCTTCTCAGCCCGCTTTCACGGTCCGACCGCTCGTGCAAGCCGGCGCGCCCTTCCACGGCGTTCACGGTTTGCGCTTCGGCGAGAACGGCTTGCTCTACGCCACGAGCGTCATCGGTCAGTCGATCTTCACCGTCGCCGTCGACGACGGAACGATCGAGCCCGTTGTGGGCCCGCGACAAGGCATGGCGGACGACATCGCGATTGCGCCCGACGGCACGCTCGTGTGGACTGCGATCGAGGATGGCGTCGTCTATGCGATGCCGCCCGGCGGTCCCGTCCGCCGCCTCTGGGAGGATCGCAAAGGGGTGAACGCCGTGGGGTTCTCCCCGGACGGCGAACGGCTTTTCGTCACGCTCGTGTTCTACGACGACGCGCTGTACGAGCTCGATCTCGAAGGAGACGCGGCGCCGCGTCTGATCCTCGACGATATCGGCGGGCTGAACGCCTTCGAGGTCGGCGCCGACGGCATGATCTACGGGCCGTTGTACTTCGAAGGCCGCGTCGTGCGCATCGATCCCGACGGCGGCGCGATGACCACGATCTCCGACGCTTTCGACACGCCGTCGGCGCTGAAGCTCGCCGCGCAGGAACGCGCCTACGTCGTCGACGAGCGCCGCCTGAAGCGCGTCGATCTCGGCTCGGGCGCGACGAGCGTCGTCGCGGAGCTTCCTTCCGGCGGAGACAATCTCGCCGTACGCGCCGACGGCCGCATCTTCGTATCCCTCGCCGCGGAGAACGCGATCGTCGAGGTCGACGCGGAGAGCGGCGACGTGCGTTACGTCGTCGGGCCGACGGCGCTGACGTCGCCGGCCGGCATCGCCGTGGATTCGCGCGGCGGGCGCGACACGCTCTACATCGGCGACGCGATCGGCGGCCTTCGAATCGTGGACGGCGAAAGCGGCGCCGTCGAGGACACGCCCTTGGAGCTGTTCCAGCCCGCGCACGTGTCGATCCGCGGAGACCGGCTCCTCGTCGTCAGCGAGGTCTTCGGCGAGATTCAGCGCGTCGATCGCAGGACGTTCGAGGTCCTCGACGAGTGGACCGGTTTCGTGGTCCCCGGCGACGCGGTCGAGATGCCGGAGGGCGACGTGATCGTCGCCGAGACCGGGACCGGACGGCTGCTGCGCGTGTTCGGTCCGGAGCCGACGGATCGGCGGATCATCGCCACCGGCCTCGCGCGCCCGAGGGGGCTCGCGTGGAGCGACGGCGGCGCGGTATTCGTGACGGAGAGTGCGCTCGGTCGGCTGCTTCGAATCAACGTCGAGACCGGCGCCGCCGTCCTCGTCGCTACCGGCTTGGAGCAGCCGGAAGGCGTCGCGGTGATGCCGGACGGCGCCGTCATCGTCGTCGAGGCCGGCGCCCGCCGGCTGAAGCGCTTCGATACGAGCGGCGGCGCCGGGACCGTCGCCGCGCGCGATTTGCCCCTGCACGTCGCCGACGGCCCGAGCCTCTATCGCGCAGTCGGGGTCGGCTCGGCGGCGATTTACGTCGCCTCCGACGTCGACAACACGATCTACAGGCTGACGCCGCGGTCGGCGCCGTCGCCGGGCGGATGA
- a CDS encoding Virginiamycin B lyase, whose protein sequence is MTADASADEQRWLRPDERLETAGTFTMFPLPDGASGPTTIALAPDGRVWFTLGTGNAIGRMNPDGTALEIFPLAHAESAPRIIALGADGNMWFSEHAGNRIGRITPSGEIAEFDIPTPVSQPRAIALGADGNIWFGMFAAGKIGRITPAGAITEFDIPTPGSGPRALAAGPDGNVWFSEYHASKIGRITPSGEITEFSLPRENSGPGDITAGADGDMWFLELAGRMDGRTPDGNRVGRITMDGDITELPIPSPTGSPINAAVGPDGNVWYSKGMALGRVTPDGVITEFDVPGPAARTVGLSAGSDRQPPERLSNRLWFTDAVGNRIGYLSFR, encoded by the coding sequence ATGACCGCCGACGCGAGCGCCGACGAGCAACGCTGGCTCCGCCCCGACGAGCGGCTCGAGACTGCCGGCACGTTCACGATGTTCCCGCTCCCCGACGGCGCGAGCGGTCCGACGACGATCGCGCTCGCGCCGGACGGCCGCGTGTGGTTCACGCTCGGGACCGGCAATGCGATCGGCCGGATGAACCCGGACGGCACGGCGCTCGAGATCTTTCCGCTTGCGCACGCGGAGAGCGCTCCGCGGATCATCGCGCTCGGCGCGGACGGCAACATGTGGTTCTCCGAGCACGCGGGCAACCGGATCGGTCGTATCACGCCGAGCGGCGAGATCGCCGAGTTCGACATCCCGACACCGGTAAGTCAGCCGCGGGCGATCGCGCTCGGGGCAGACGGCAACATCTGGTTCGGGATGTTCGCCGCCGGCAAGATCGGACGCATCACGCCCGCGGGCGCGATCACGGAGTTCGATATTCCAACCCCGGGCAGCGGACCGCGGGCGCTCGCGGCCGGCCCCGACGGCAACGTGTGGTTCTCCGAATACCACGCGAGCAAGATCGGGCGCATCACGCCGAGCGGCGAGATCACCGAGTTTTCGCTGCCCCGCGAGAACTCGGGCCCCGGCGACATCACGGCCGGAGCCGACGGCGACATGTGGTTCCTCGAGCTCGCCGGGCGCATGGACGGCCGGACGCCCGACGGCAACCGCGTCGGCCGAATCACGATGGACGGCGACATCACCGAGCTCCCGATTCCGAGCCCGACGGGCTCGCCGATCAACGCGGCCGTCGGCCCGGACGGGAACGTGTGGTACTCGAAGGGCATGGCGCTCGGCCGGGTCACGCCGGACGGTGTCATCACGGAATTCGATGTGCCCGGCCCGGCCGCGCGCACCGTCGGGCTGAGCGCCGGAAGCGACCGCCAGCCGCCGGAGCGGCTGAGCAATCGGCTTTGGTTCACCGATGCGGTCGGCAACCGGATCGGTTACTTGAGCTTCCGCTGA
- a CDS encoding alpha/beta fold hydrolase translates to MVPTLVASDSGPANAPAVVLLHSLATSSAMWAPQLPIWSEHFRIVNVDLPGHGACPPPDGALTFSGLGAAVCALLDARSIPAAAVVGLSLGGMTAQAFAIEHPERVRALVLAHTLAFATDAMRRTWDERIASVEALGMDGQVESTIERWFTPEFRTAAPLTTAWIARMIRATDPRGFAAAGRAIQSLDHLERLAAVTAPALVVAGKHDPGAPPAAAEAMAAKLRRSELTLLESSHLGNVEQATAFTETVGAFLERTA, encoded by the coding sequence ATGGTGCCGACGCTCGTCGCCTCGGACAGCGGGCCGGCCAACGCGCCCGCGGTCGTGCTGCTCCATTCGCTCGCGACGTCCTCGGCGATGTGGGCGCCGCAGCTGCCGATCTGGTCGGAGCATTTCCGAATCGTCAACGTCGATCTGCCCGGCCACGGCGCGTGCCCGCCGCCCGACGGAGCGCTCACCTTCAGCGGGCTCGGGGCCGCCGTCTGCGCGCTGCTCGACGCGCGCTCGATTCCTGCCGCCGCCGTCGTCGGACTGTCGCTCGGCGGGATGACGGCGCAAGCGTTCGCGATCGAGCACCCCGAGCGAGTGCGCGCGCTCGTGCTCGCTCACACGCTCGCGTTCGCGACCGACGCCATGCGCCGTACCTGGGACGAGCGGATCGCAAGCGTCGAGGCACTCGGCATGGACGGACAGGTCGAGAGCACGATCGAGCGGTGGTTCACCCCCGAGTTCCGGACCGCGGCGCCGCTGACGACCGCTTGGATCGCGCGGATGATCCGTGCCACGGATCCGCGCGGCTTCGCCGCGGCCGGCCGCGCGATCCAGTCGCTCGACCACCTCGAACGGCTCGCGGCCGTGACGGCGCCGGCTCTCGTCGTCGCGGGCAAGCATGATCCGGGCGCGCCGCCGGCTGCTGCGGAGGCGATGGCCGCGAAGCTGCGCCGCTCGGAGCTCACGCTGCTCGAGTCCTCGCATCTCGGTAACGTCGAGCAGGCCACGGCGTTCACGGAAACCGTCGGCGCGTTTCTGGAGCGCACCGCGTAG
- a CDS encoding aminomethyl transferase family protein: MSQRSLEDLLKSVGNPVDMLRNSQIGAYVYPVVPAEFTNWRDEQRAWRETCVLFDQSHHMVDLYIEGPDALKMLSHLAINTFKNFTVNKAKQFVPCSYDGYVIGDGILFHLEQNKLVFVGRAPSANWIEFHAATGGYDVKVEKDDRSPSRPMGKPVVRKCYRYQIQGPNAWQVIEKLNGGPVPTIKFFNMGTINIAGRQVRALRHGMAGAPGLEIWGPYEEREEIRAAIVEAGKDFGLHQVGSRAYATNTLESGWIPSPLPAVYTGEKMKAYREWLPADSYEGSGSLGGSFYSNNIEDYYVTPYEIGYGPFVKFDHDFIGREALEKIADKPHRHKVTFAWNGDDVGKAFRSLFEPGAEHYKYIDLPLSNYASASYDKIVKNGKVVGFSMFAGYSYNERSMLSLGTVDPDIEIGTEVTLVWGEENGGTRKTTVERHKQIEIRAVVSPVPYSKVVREQYEGGWRKAGQV; the protein is encoded by the coding sequence ATGAGCCAACGAAGCTTGGAAGATCTGTTGAAGTCGGTAGGGAATCCGGTGGATATGCTCCGGAATTCACAGATCGGAGCCTACGTGTACCCGGTCGTTCCCGCCGAGTTCACGAACTGGCGCGACGAGCAGCGCGCCTGGCGCGAGACGTGCGTCCTCTTCGACCAGTCGCACCACATGGTGGACCTGTACATCGAGGGGCCGGACGCGCTGAAGATGCTTTCGCATCTGGCCATCAACACTTTCAAGAACTTCACGGTCAACAAAGCCAAGCAATTCGTGCCGTGCAGCTACGACGGCTACGTGATCGGGGACGGCATCCTGTTTCACCTCGAGCAAAACAAGCTCGTGTTCGTCGGCCGCGCGCCGTCGGCCAACTGGATCGAATTCCACGCGGCCACCGGCGGCTACGACGTCAAGGTCGAGAAGGACGACCGTTCGCCGTCGCGCCCGATGGGCAAGCCGGTCGTCAGAAAGTGCTACCGCTACCAGATTCAAGGCCCGAACGCGTGGCAAGTGATCGAGAAGCTGAACGGCGGGCCGGTTCCGACCATCAAGTTCTTCAACATGGGCACGATCAACATCGCCGGCCGCCAGGTGCGCGCGCTGCGCCACGGCATGGCGGGAGCGCCCGGCCTCGAGATCTGGGGGCCGTACGAGGAACGCGAGGAGATCCGTGCGGCGATCGTCGAGGCGGGTAAGGATTTCGGCCTGCATCAGGTGGGCTCGCGCGCCTACGCCACGAACACCCTCGAGTCCGGCTGGATTCCTTCGCCGCTTCCGGCCGTGTACACGGGCGAGAAGATGAAGGCGTACCGGGAATGGCTGCCGGCGGACAGCTACGAAGGCTCCGGCTCCCTGGGCGGAAGCTTCTACTCGAATAACATCGAGGACTACTACGTCACGCCTTACGAGATCGGCTACGGGCCGTTCGTGAAGTTCGACCACGACTTCATCGGCCGCGAAGCGCTCGAGAAGATTGCCGACAAGCCCCATCGCCACAAGGTCACGTTCGCATGGAACGGCGACGACGTCGGCAAGGCGTTCCGCTCGTTGTTCGAGCCGGGCGCGGAGCACTACAAGTACATCGATCTGCCATTGTCGAACTACGCGTCCGCGTCGTACGACAAGATCGTCAAGAACGGCAAGGTCGTCGGCTTCTCCATGTTTGCGGGCTATAGCTACAACGAGCGCTCCATGCTGTCGCTCGGCACCGTGGATCCCGACATCGAGATCGGCACGGAGGTCACGCTCGTCTGGGGCGAAGAAAACGGCGGCACGCGGAAGACGACCGTGGAGCGGCACAAGCAGATCGAGATCCGGGCGGTCGTGAGCCCCGTGCCGTACTCGAAGGTCGTGCGGGAGCAATACGAGGGCGGCTGGCGCAAGGCCGGCCAGGTCTAA
- the queC gene encoding 7-cyano-7-deazaguanine synthase QueC, with amino-acid sequence MPRAVVLLSGGLDSATALAIARHDGYECHTLAVDYGQRHRAELAAAARVSRALGAADHRELPIPIGRFGGSALTDPAIDVPEHGGEGIPVTYVPARNTVLLSLALGLAEVLGADAIFVGVNAVDYSGYPDCRPEFIEAFAALARVATKQGVEGRPVRIEAPLLRMSKADIVRRGAALGVDYSLTVSCYRADEEGRACGRCDACALRSQGFAAAGIDDPTRYYRE; translated from the coding sequence ATGCCGCGCGCGGTAGTGCTCCTGTCCGGCGGGCTCGATTCGGCGACCGCGCTCGCGATCGCGAGGCACGACGGCTACGAGTGCCATACGCTCGCCGTCGACTACGGGCAGCGGCATCGCGCCGAGCTCGCGGCGGCGGCGAGAGTTTCGCGTGCGCTCGGCGCCGCGGATCATCGCGAGCTGCCTATCCCGATCGGCCGCTTCGGCGGCTCGGCGCTGACGGACCCCGCGATCGACGTGCCGGAGCACGGCGGCGAAGGCATCCCGGTCACCTACGTCCCCGCGCGCAACACGGTGCTGTTGAGCCTCGCGCTCGGCCTCGCCGAGGTGCTCGGCGCCGACGCGATCTTCGTGGGAGTGAACGCCGTCGATTATTCCGGCTATCCGGACTGCCGGCCGGAGTTCATCGAGGCCTTCGCGGCGCTCGCGCGGGTCGCGACGAAGCAGGGTGTGGAGGGGCGGCCCGTCCGCATCGAGGCGCCGCTCCTCCGGATGAGCAAGGCGGACATCGTCCGGCGCGGCGCCGCGCTCGGCGTGGATTATTCGCTGACCGTTTCCTGCTACCGTGCCGACGAGGAGGGGCGGGCGTGCGGCCGATGCGATGCGTGCGCGCTCCGCAGCCAAGGCTTCGCGGCCGCCGGGATTGACGATCCGACTCGCTACTATCGAGAATGA
- the queE gene encoding 7-carboxy-7-deazaguanine synthase QueE, producing the protein MAASPVDAVPSDAAALRLKITEIFYSVQGEASHSGWPTVFVRLTGCPLRCRYCDTAYAFTGGEWLTIGEIAERVASHGSRYVCVTGGEPLAQPRCARLLEALCDAGFEVSLETSGALDISGVDPRVSRVVDVKTPGSGECARNRWENLPLLTSRDAVKLVITGREDYEWARTFVESHRDLPCTVFFSPSYAELTARDLAEWILADRLPVRLQVQLHKVLWGDVPGR; encoded by the coding sequence GTGGCCGCGTCACCGGTCGATGCCGTGCCGAGCGACGCGGCCGCGCTGCGCCTGAAGATCACCGAGATCTTCTATTCGGTCCAGGGAGAAGCGTCGCACAGCGGCTGGCCGACGGTTTTCGTCCGCCTCACCGGCTGTCCGCTCCGCTGCCGCTATTGCGACACGGCCTACGCGTTCACCGGAGGCGAGTGGCTCACGATCGGCGAGATCGCCGAACGCGTCGCGAGCCACGGCAGCCGCTACGTATGCGTCACCGGCGGCGAGCCCCTCGCTCAGCCGCGTTGCGCACGCCTGCTCGAGGCGCTGTGCGACGCCGGGTTCGAGGTCTCGCTCGAGACGAGCGGAGCGCTCGACATCTCGGGGGTCGACCCTCGCGTCAGCCGCGTCGTCGACGTGAAGACGCCCGGGTCGGGCGAATGCGCGCGCAACCGCTGGGAGAATCTCCCGCTGCTCACGTCTCGCGACGCCGTGAAGCTCGTGATCACCGGGCGCGAAGACTACGAATGGGCCAGGACATTCGTCGAGTCGCATCGCGACTTGCCGTGCACCGTGTTCTTCTCGCCGAGCTACGCGGAGCTCACCGCGCGAGATCTCGCCGAGTGGATTCTCGCCGACCGTCTGCCGGTGCGGCTGCAAGTGCAGCTGCACAAAGTGCTGTGGGGCGACGTGCCCGGGCGCTGA
- the ybgF gene encoding tol-pal system protein YbgF produces MRSVWSVLPIGVVAIGSLAGCSTLTPTDDPVYLRLTDLEARLMRIERVVNNQSLIELAGQVEQLRAETQELRGQVETLRFEMESGADRDRQLYLDVDQRLQALEQAQARNASPRPRGGAFGAGPDLGNDAGAPSFGDGTRAPAGGRSTAGASTGTEAAAQPLVAGSDQDNYRAAFDLIEARRYAEASDAFAQFLAAFPDSPLADNAQYWLAETKYVQQQFAEALPEFQKVIDLYPQSAKIPDALLKIGFCNFELQQWDAARTALEQVTREYPDTTAARLAADRLQRLEQEAG; encoded by the coding sequence GTGAGAAGCGTATGGTCCGTCCTTCCGATCGGCGTCGTTGCGATCGGCTCGCTCGCCGGTTGCAGCACGCTGACGCCCACCGACGATCCGGTCTATCTCCGTCTCACCGATCTCGAGGCGCGGCTGATGCGCATCGAGAGGGTCGTCAACAACCAGAGCCTGATCGAGCTCGCCGGTCAGGTCGAGCAGCTGCGCGCGGAGACTCAAGAGCTGCGGGGGCAAGTGGAGACGCTCAGGTTCGAGATGGAGAGCGGCGCCGACCGCGACCGGCAGCTTTATCTCGACGTCGATCAACGGCTGCAAGCCCTCGAGCAGGCGCAGGCGCGCAACGCCTCGCCGCGGCCGCGCGGCGGCGCGTTCGGCGCGGGCCCCGATCTCGGAAACGACGCCGGCGCTCCGAGCTTCGGCGACGGCACGCGGGCGCCCGCGGGCGGGCGCTCGACCGCCGGCGCCTCCACGGGTACCGAAGCGGCGGCGCAGCCCCTGGTGGCCGGCAGCGACCAGGACAACTATCGCGCGGCCTTCGACCTCATCGAGGCACGCCGCTATGCGGAGGCGTCCGACGCGTTCGCGCAGTTCCTGGCCGCGTTCCCGGACAGCCCGCTCGCGGACAACGCGCAGTACTGGCTCGCCGAGACGAAGTACGTGCAGCAGCAGTTCGCGGAGGCGCTGCCGGAGTTCCAGAAGGTCATCGATCTGTATCCGCAGTCGGCGAAGATTCCGGACGCGCTGCTCAAGATCGGCTTCTGCAACTTCGAGCTTCAGCAGTGGGACGCGGCGCGCACGGCGCTCGAGCAGGTGACGCGCGAGTATCCGGACACGACGGCCGCGCGCCTCGCCGCGGACCGGCTCCAGCGCCTCGAGCAGGAGGCGGGTTGA
- the pal gene encoding peptidoglycan-associated lipoprotein Pal: MFRTSVILTCVLGALALAACGNRANTLPDVESDTAGEGAAGASTSGIGTGGDIGVTAAEQERQQLLDQLIVYFEFDQSDVPAQFNDMLAAHGQYLASHPDARLRLEGHADERGSREYNIGLGERRAQAVRRILMLQGASAEQLSTVSYGEERPVALGSDEEAYRLNRRVELVYRQ; encoded by the coding sequence ATGTTTCGAACCAGCGTCATCCTCACGTGCGTCCTCGGCGCCCTCGCGCTCGCGGCGTGCGGCAATCGTGCGAACACATTGCCCGACGTGGAATCGGATACGGCCGGCGAGGGGGCTGCCGGAGCGTCCACGAGCGGCATCGGTACGGGAGGCGACATCGGCGTGACCGCCGCCGAGCAAGAGCGTCAGCAACTGCTTGACCAGCTGATCGTTTATTTCGAGTTCGACCAGAGCGACGTGCCGGCGCAGTTCAACGACATGCTCGCCGCCCACGGCCAATACCTTGCCTCGCATCCCGATGCTCGGCTTCGACTCGAGGGGCACGCGGATGAGCGCGGGTCGCGCGAGTACAATATCGGGCTCGGCGAGCGGCGCGCCCAAGCCGTTCGGCGTATTCTTATGCTGCAAGGGGCTTCGGCGGAGCAGCTGAGCACGGTGAGCTACGGCGAGGAGCGTCCCGTAGCGCTCGGCAGCGACGAAGAAGCGTACCGCCTGAACCGTCGGGTCGAGCTCGTTTACCGGCAGTAA
- the tolB gene encoding Tol-Pal system beta propeller repeat protein TolB: MNEHGQRSSMISNVVTKRGIRAAAIQAAAALWLVTLAPAAQAQLSIEIRRGVERPVPIAVVPFGWEGSGPAPYDLAGVVAADLGNSGRFEPVPVADLVSRPTQPVQVNFQDWRISEVDVLVIGQLRSTGADQYTAEFQLFDVLRGRQLLGFRLTSSRADLRATGHRIADMIFEELTGIPGVFGTQIAYVSELRDGTGQPRYQLIVADADGANPRVIADSPRPLMSPAWSPDGRRIAYVSFEGDQSAIYVQTLRTGNRERVSARAGVNGAPTFSPDGRRLALTLSLNDGNLDVYTLDLTTQVIRRLTDSPAIDTEPAWAPDGETIYFMSDRSGGPQVYRVSAEGGRAQRVTFEGAYNARPRVSPDGEQIAVVHQTQQGDFRIAVVDPDSGLTQVLSNGRLDESPSFAPNGAVLIYATKESGKGVLASVSTDARIQQEIASGEGDVREPAWSPFPRP, from the coding sequence ATGAACGAACATGGACAGAGGAGCTCGATGATCAGCAACGTCGTCACGAAGCGGGGCATTCGGGCCGCCGCGATACAAGCCGCCGCAGCCCTTTGGCTCGTCACGCTCGCTCCGGCCGCACAGGCTCAGCTCAGCATCGAAATCCGCCGCGGCGTCGAGCGCCCGGTGCCGATTGCGGTCGTGCCGTTCGGCTGGGAAGGGTCCGGGCCGGCACCGTACGACCTCGCCGGCGTCGTTGCCGCGGATCTCGGCAACAGCGGCCGTTTCGAGCCGGTGCCGGTCGCCGACCTGGTGTCGCGGCCCACGCAGCCGGTTCAGGTCAATTTCCAGGACTGGCGCATCAGCGAAGTGGACGTGCTCGTGATCGGGCAGCTCCGCTCCACCGGAGCCGACCAGTACACGGCGGAGTTCCAGCTCTTCGACGTGCTGCGCGGGCGGCAGCTGCTCGGGTTCCGGCTCACATCGAGCCGCGCGGACTTGCGCGCCACGGGCCACCGGATCGCCGACATGATCTTCGAGGAGCTCACCGGCATCCCGGGCGTGTTCGGCACGCAGATCGCATACGTCAGCGAGCTGCGGGACGGGACCGGCCAGCCGCGTTATCAGCTGATCGTCGCCGACGCGGATGGTGCGAACCCGAGGGTCATCGCCGACTCCCCGCGGCCGCTGATGTCGCCGGCCTGGTCGCCCGACGGTCGGCGCATCGCCTACGTCTCGTTCGAAGGCGATCAGTCCGCGATCTACGTGCAGACGCTGCGCACCGGCAACCGCGAGCGGGTTTCGGCGCGGGCGGGGGTCAACGGCGCGCCGACCTTCTCGCCGGACGGCCGGCGCCTCGCGCTGACGCTCTCGCTGAACGACGGGAACCTCGACGTCTACACGCTCGACCTCACCACTCAAGTCATCCGGCGTCTCACCGACAGCCCGGCGATCGACACCGAGCCCGCATGGGCGCCCGACGGCGAAACGATCTACTTCATGTCCGACCGCTCCGGGGGCCCGCAAGTCTATCGCGTGTCCGCGGAAGGGGGCCGAGCCCAGCGCGTCACCTTCGAAGGCGCCTACAACGCGCGGCCGCGGGTCTCGCCCGACGGCGAGCAAATCGCGGTCGTGCATCAGACCCAGCAAGGCGATTTCCGGATCGCGGTCGTCGACCCCGACAGCGGTCTGACGCAGGTTCTCAGCAACGGCCGACTCGACGAGTCCCCGAGCTTCGCGCCGAACGGCGCCGTGCTCATCTATGCGACGAAGGAGAGCGGCAAGGGCGTGCTCGCGTCCGTGAGCACCGACGCCCGCATCCAGCAGGAGATCGCATCGGGTGAAGGCGACGTGCGCGAGCCGGCATGGTCGCCGTTTCCGCGGCCTTGA
- the tolA gene encoding cell envelope integrity protein TolA, with protein sequence MGSPIRQHSGSVLLSVALHAAVFAAFAFGIDFRPQPRELQGTVIQAAIVDPAALARTEEARAEAERRAREEAERRAREEEQRRLQAEREAAERAEQERLAEEARQRAEAEERERQEQARLQREREEQARREEAERQARAEAERQAREEAERQARAEAERRAREEAERKRREEEERRRQEELERQRLAEEERKRREAEEAARRQAELEAQLASELAAEEERLQAMQSGELDEYTRLIQNRIEQNWFRPATARPGIDCEVHVTQIPSGEVISARVVRCNGDDAVVRSIEAAVLRASPLPLPSNPALFERNLVIRFVPDE encoded by the coding sequence ATGGGATCGCCGATACGCCAGCACTCCGGATCCGTTCTGCTGTCGGTGGCGCTGCATGCCGCGGTGTTCGCCGCGTTCGCGTTCGGCATCGATTTTCGGCCGCAGCCGCGCGAGCTGCAGGGTACGGTGATCCAGGCGGCGATCGTCGACCCGGCCGCGCTGGCCCGAACGGAGGAGGCGCGGGCCGAGGCGGAGCGGCGGGCGCGCGAGGAGGCAGAACGGCGGGCGCGCGAGGAAGAGCAGCGGCGCTTGCAGGCCGAGCGGGAGGCAGCGGAGCGCGCCGAGCAGGAGCGGCTCGCCGAGGAGGCGCGCCAAAGAGCGGAGGCCGAGGAGCGCGAGCGTCAAGAGCAGGCGCGTCTTCAGCGCGAGCGCGAGGAGCAGGCGCGCCGCGAGGAAGCGGAGCGCCAGGCGCGGGCCGAGGCCGAGCGTCAGGCCCGCGAGGAGGCCGAGCGTCAGGCGCGGGCCGAGGCCGAGCGGCGGGCGCGCGAGGAGGCCGAGCGAAAGCGCCGCGAGGAGGAGGAGAGGCGCCGGCAAGAGGAGCTCGAGCGGCAGCGTCTCGCCGAGGAGGAGCGCAAGCGCCGAGAGGCGGAGGAGGCCGCGCGGCGTCAGGCCGAGCTCGAAGCGCAGCTCGCGAGCGAGCTCGCGGCGGAGGAGGAGCGGCTGCAGGCGATGCAGTCCGGGGAGCTCGACGAGTATACGCGCCTGATCCAGAACCGGATCGAGCAGAACTGGTTTCGCCCGGCCACCGCACGGCCCGGCATCGACTGCGAGGTGCACGTCACGCAGATTCCGAGCGGCGAGGTCATCAGCGCGCGGGTCGTTCGCTGCAACGGTGACGACGCCGTCGTGCGCTCGATCGAGGCCGCCGTGCTGCGCGCGTCGCCGCTGCCGTTGCCGTCGAACCCGGCGCTGTTCGAGCGTAACCTCGTCATCCGCTTCGTTCCGGACGAGTAG